One genomic segment of Pyruvatibacter mobilis includes these proteins:
- the hfaA gene encoding holdfast anchoring protein HfaA — protein MLGTTQKKNRTRTQAELAALVAGCALALGLSALSLTAGAALAANEPWEEGLTMNTPFGMNPGEENRAFNPSNRDVNGNRVLVNQYSQYSNTAGVAGEGSGVGYVNGSAAAIGNQLNVVTNGNNNTVIVNSTQINNGDQEAVILNGTLDLD, from the coding sequence GACGCAGAAAAAGAACCGGACACGCACGCAGGCCGAACTGGCCGCGCTCGTTGCCGGCTGCGCTCTGGCCCTGGGCCTTTCCGCTCTCAGCCTGACGGCTGGTGCGGCGCTCGCGGCCAACGAGCCGTGGGAAGAAGGCCTGACCATGAACACGCCTTTTGGCATGAACCCTGGTGAAGAAAATCGCGCCTTCAACCCGTCCAATCGTGATGTGAACGGCAACCGTGTCCTCGTCAACCAGTACTCGCAGTACAGCAACACTGCGGGCGTGGCAGGCGAAGGGTCGGGCGTCGGGTACGTCAATGGCTCGGCAGCAGCCATCGGCAACCAGCTGAACGTCGTGACGAATGGCAACAACAATACAGTGATCGTCAACTCTACCCAGATAAACAATGGCGATCAGGAGGCCGTTATCCTCAATGGCACGCTCGATCTTGATTAA